CGGCTCAGGCCGCCGGCCGGGCCGCGAGCGCCGTCTCGGGCAGCGGCTCGACCGGATCGAGACGCCCGCCGGGGCCGATGGCGTACGTCCGGCCACGCCAGGTTACCGTGCGCACGGCGAACGAGGCGAACCAGCCGACGAAGTAGACCGCATCCTTGAGGAGGATCGCGGCGACGTGCCGCGGGGCGAGGGCCTGGGCCCGCAGCAGCCGGGCAGCCGAGACCTCGAGGAGGATTTTCAGCGCCGCGACCGCAGGCACGCAGAGGGCGTAGTCGGTGGCGAGGAGCGGGAGCGTCCAGGGGACGGGGTTGAGGACGAGCTCCAGGGGGTAGGCCCACGGGCAGATGCGGCGGCGCAGCCCGGAGTGGCGCAGGTGCCGCTGCACGAGGCCGCACCACGACCAGGCGCGGTGCACGATCCGCACCGGCACCGGGGCGAGCCGCAGCTTCCCGCCGGCCTCGGCCACCAGCCGCGAGAGGACGAAGTCGTCGGCGCCGTGGTCGCGGACGTCGGCGAAGCCGCCGGCGTCGTCGAGGGCCCGGCGGCGGACCCACTGTCCCTTGGCGTTCACGGCGTGCTGTCCCGCGACGATCGCGGCGCCGATCGAGAGCAGACCGGCGAACTCGGTGTAGTGCAGGTTCTCGATCGCCGCCGGCAGCGTGCACTCGCCGATGCCGACCACCGGCTGGTAGACCATCCCCACCCGCGGGTCGGCGAAGCAGGGGAGCACGCGACCGATCTCGTCGGCGGCGACGCGGACATTGCTATCGGAGAGGAGGATCAAGTCGTGCCGGGCGTGCGGCAGCAGCGACTCGAGAAGCCCGACCTTCGGGCTGGCGGCGTCGCTGTCACCGCCGAGCACGATCGCCACGTCGCGATTCGGATACCGGCGGGCGAGCCTGCGGACGACATCCAGCGCCGGATCGCCGGCATCGGCCGCGCCGAACACGAGCTGCAACGGTTCGTGTGCGAGCAGGAAGAAAGACCGGAGGTTGGCCTCGAGGTCCTCGTCGAAGCCGCACAGCGGCTTGAGGATCGTGACGCCTGTGAGGTCGGCGGCAGGTGTGCGGCGCGATCCGGCGCGGCTCCAGCGGACCGTCACGAGCCACGCGGTGGCGTAGAGGCCGAGGCCCGTGGCGGCGACGGCAAGCAGGCAGGCGGTCAGGGCGGTCATCGACTGGCCGGGCGCGGTCGGCGAGGCTGCGACGGGCCTGACAACCAGGCCCGCGTCCTCCCGGCCGCGGAGCGTAGCGACGGCCGGGGGGGCGGCTCAACGTCGAAAACGCGAGGGCCCGTCGGCTGCCAACGCCGCTTTCCTACGGCGCGGCCTCGGTGAACGGACCCTCGAGGACCGCCTCCGGCTGGTCGCGGCGGCCGTCCGCGTCGATCACCACCTTGGCCTGGGGGAGGAGCTCCGGCGGAAACCGCCACACGGTGCGGTCGTAGCCCGGGGCGGCGAGATTGACCGAGAGCCGGGGGGGGATCTCGCGGGCCGTCTCGCCAATCGGGATCGTCGCCGGATCGGCGCCGGCGAGGATGTCGCCCGCGGTCCGCCCGGCGAGCAGGCCGACCTCGCGAAAGTCGAAGCCGACGTCGAACAGGGTGCCCCGGTTCGGCGCGCCGGGGACGACCGAGAAGACCGGGATCCGGGCCTTGGCCGCCGTCGCGATCACCGACTCGACCACGCTGG
This genomic window from Planctomycetia bacterium contains:
- a CDS encoding ceramide glucosyltransferase, producing MTALTACLLAVAATGLGLYATAWLVTVRWSRAGSRRTPAADLTGVTILKPLCGFDEDLEANLRSFFLLAHEPLQLVFGAADAGDPALDVVRRLARRYPNRDVAIVLGGDSDAASPKVGLLESLLPHARHDLILLSDSNVRVAADEIGRVLPCFADPRVGMVYQPVVGIGECTLPAAIENLHYTEFAGLLSIGAAIVAGQHAVNAKGQWVRRRALDDAGGFADVRDHGADDFVLSRLVAEAGGKLRLAPVPVRIVHRAWSWCGLVQRHLRHSGLRRRICPWAYPLELVLNPVPWTLPLLATDYALCVPAVAALKILLEVSAARLLRAQALAPRHVAAILLKDAVYFVGWFASFAVRTVTWRGRTYAIGPGGRLDPVEPLPETALAARPAA